One Ananas comosus cultivar F153 linkage group 1, ASM154086v1, whole genome shotgun sequence DNA window includes the following coding sequences:
- the LOC109721318 gene encoding uncharacterized protein LOC109721318, with amino-acid sequence MAASSPSPSRPIKREGNGRRGGGRRDTTLRPNSRLGFLSADRSTRGERSFVVMFPGSIKRPVDRDADTQFSRSSEKLAASTSKRHLNPAKDLNLGQNPFQFEDTNNSNPVSSLETPVNPELSSRWVKRLKSNYSNSVALNSEGVKVENGPQSVEIHNLFSRALKNKGPKPILMNSFEEEAVFVKEKQSPKAGQGSLGVPLKDMKCWIKRWSRNNSQIIPDKERMETATMSDGEETKAVSEKCEARKSPSAAAMAMTGNNAEKVHSC; translated from the exons ATGGCGGCGTcgtctccctctccctctcgccCTATAAAACGCGAAGGAAatgggaggagaggaggagggagaagagatACAACGCTTCGCCCTAATTCGCGCTTAGGGTTTCTCTCCGCGGATCGGAGCACAAGAGGGGAGCGAAGCTTC GTTGTCATGTTCCCCGGCTCGATAAAACGACCTGTAGACAGAGATGCAGATACACAGTTTTCTCGCTCGTCAGAAAAATTGGCAGCCTCTACCAGTAAGAGGCACTTGAATCCTGCAAAAGATCTGAATTTGGGTCAGAATCCTTTCCAATTTGAGGATACAAATAATTCAAATCCAGTTTCATCATTGGAAACCCCAGTAAATCCAGAACTGAGCAGCAGGTGGGTCAAGCGCCTCAAAAGTAATTATTCGAATTCTGTCGCGCTTAATTCGGAGGGAGTAAAAGTCGAAAATGGCCCACAGAGTGTAGAAATACATAACTTGTTTAGCAGAGCTCTTAAGAACAAAGGACCCAAGCCTATTTTGATGAATTCTTTTGAAGAAGAGGCGGTGTTTGTTAAGGAAAAGCAGTCGCCAAAAGCCGGCCAGGGATCTCTGGGAGTTCCATTGAAGGATATGAAATGTTGGATTAAGAGATGGTCGCGGAATAATTCTCAGATAATTCCGGATAAGGAAAGAATGGAAACAGCAACAATGAGTGACGGAGAAGAAACGAAGGCGGTTTCTGAAAAATGCGAAGCGAGGAAGTCTCCAAGTGCTGCAGCGATGGCGATGACAGGGAATAATGCAGAGAAAGTCCACTCCTGCTGA
- the LOC109721311 gene encoding uncharacterized protein LOC109721311 — translation MAEGTRFRVLDEHVQSLEQHLQELATGSNKRIDELHLKIEAMRMEEQSHYEALRKDSANTTKKLEQFMEFIMNQQQLSPSKDTAGSITQERGILPTPMTSIKEDSNSCQWPARASHHLPLPRLEFPHFNGDNPQNWVRRCEKYFEIYGIKEHQKLEVATMHMEPKVDTWFHGYIAEKGVVSWEIFAQDVCKRFDSNGLRDVVEEFNKLTQQGTVEDYQEQFEYLRSRLLQTSSQFSPDYFLSSFLSGLKEELKSAVKMMYPKSLNQAFELARLQEQNIAAMMRKNKVWLRTQGVATLSDNSKGNSSATTTKVVDTTKNYASKSAAERSQSNRQLWEQRKAAGLCFKCGDKYSFGHQCKQQTVNTMNAIGEVAEVYDEECLKEVTEMDEQDVEEKEELGMSVHALSAENLEETIKIQGEAKGKDLVILVDTGSTHSFIDINTAKEIKATITTTSPLLVTVANGQKVLSKLKCLGFIWKMHGEVYTADLRVIRLEGSSMLLGIDWLKVHGPVTFDYEQNTVSIMKDGKKVELKGMAEKAKLRSITAKQWQQEYLEGNCCAVAQLSSKRDEQINIPVEIQEVLQQFEDVFQEPQGLPPVRPQDHRIPLQVGAQPVNIRPYRYSYEQKNEIEKLIKEMLTSKAIQPSNSPYASPVLLVKKKDGSWRFCVDYRQLNRLTIKDKYPIPIIEDLLDELGGSTLFSKIDLRSGYHQIRMCPEDIPKTAFRTHDGHYEFRVMPFGLTNAPATFQATMNEVFAPLLRKYVLIFFDDILVYSKSLEEHVIHLEVVLQILRKNQLYAKRSKCFFGPFEILEKIGPVAYRLQLPEGSRIHPVFHVSLLKKSPPSGQPTSPNAPPTGEEEQLHVKPIEILDRRSIRRGNKAVTQVLVRWSHLPEDRATWEDYWSLKEQFSDFDP, via the exons ATGGCTGAGGGAACCAGATTCAGAGTGCTCGATGAGCATGTACAATCCTTGGAGCAACACTTGCAAGAATTAGCCACTGGGAGTAACAAGAGAATTGATGAACTTCATCTCAAAATTGAAGCTATGAGAATGGAGGAACAAAGCCATTATGAAGCATTGCGCAAGGATTCAGCGAATACCACCAAGAAATTGGAGCAGTTCATGGAGTTCATTATGAATCAACAGCAACTATCACCATCTAAAGACACAGCAGGATCGATCACACAAGAGCGAGGTATTTTACCAACTCCAATGACTTCAATTAAGGAAGATAGTAATTCATGTCAGTGGCCTGCTAGAGCTAGTCATCACTTACCTTTACCTCGATTAGAATTTCCACATTTTAATGGTGACAATCCCCAGAATTGGGTTAGGAGATGTGAGAAGTATTTTGAGATTTATGGGATTAAGGAGCATCAGAAACTGGAAGTAGCCACCATGCATATGGAACCTAAAGTAGATACTTGGTTCCATGGTTATATAGCTGAGAAAGGGGTGGTGAGCTGGGAAATATTTGCACAGGATGTTTGTAAGCGATTCGATTCCAATGGTCTCCGAGATGTTGTTGAGGAATTTAACAAGTTAACCCAACAAGGCACTGTGGAAGATTATCAGGAGCAATTCGAATACCTTCGATCAAGATTATTGCAGACTTCTTCACAGTTCTCCCCAGATTATTTCTTATCGAGTTTCTTGAGTGGATTGAAGGAGGAATTAAAGTCAGCAGTAAAGATGATGTACcccaaatctcttaaccaagCATTCGAGTTAGCTCGGTTGCAGGAACAAAACATAGCAGCAATGATGAGGAAGAACAAGGTGTGGCTTAGAACTCAAGGAGTTGCAACACTTTCTGACAACAGTAAGGGCAACAGTTCGGCAACAACCACTAAAGTAGTGGACACCACCAAGAACTATGCCAGCAAGTCAGCTGCTGAAAGGTCACAGTCAAATAGGCAATTGTGGGAACAAAGGAAGGCTGCAGGGCTATGCTTTAAGTGTGGCGACAAGTACTCATTTGGGCATCAATGTAAGCAACAAACAGTGAATACGATGAATGCGATTGGAGAAGTAGCAGAAGTCTATGATGAAGAGTGTTTGAAAGAAGTAACTGAGATGGATGAACAGGATGTAGAAGAGAAGGAGGAACTTGGAATGTCTGTGCATGCCTTAAGTGCAGAAAATCTGGAGGAAACCATAAAAATCCAAGGGGAAGCAAAAGGGAAGGATTTGGTTATATTAGTGGACACGGGAAGCACCCATAGCTTCATTGATATCAATACTGCGAAGGAAATCAAGGCCACTATAACCACCACTTCCCCCCTGTTAGTAACCGTAGCAAATGGGCAAAAGGTTTTGAGTAAACTTAAATGTTTGGGATTCATATGGAAAATGCATGGAGAAGTGTATACTGCCGACCTGAGAGTGATTAGATTAGAAGGCTCGAGCATGTTATTGGGCATTGACTGGTTGAAGGTTCATGGACCAGTCACTTTCGATTATGAGCAAAACACAGTGTCTATTATGAAAGATGGAAAGAAGGTGGAGCTTAAGGGAATGGCAGAAAAGGCGAAACTCCGGAGTATTACTGCCAAGCAATGGCAACAAGAATACTTAGAAGGAAATTGTTGTGCAGTGGCTCAACTATCCAGCAAGAGAGATGAACAGATCAACATCCCTGTTGAAATTCAAGAAGTCCTACAGCAGTTTGAGGATGTATTCCAAGAGCCACAAGGACTGCCACCTGTTAGACCACAGGATCATCGGATACCTTTGCAAGTGGGAGCACAACCTGTAAATATCAGACCATATAGATATAGTTACGAGCAGAAAAATGAAATAGAGAAATTGATCAAGGAAATGCTCACCTCGAAGGCAATCCAACCGAGCAACAGTCCATATGCATCTCCAGTGTTGCTAGTTAAAAAGAAGGATGGGAGTTGGAGAttttgtgtggattatcggcAATTAAACCGACTTACCATCAAGGATAAGTATCCGATACCCATAATTGAGGATTTGTTGGATGAGTTGGGAGGGTCTACACTCTTTTCGAAAATTGACTTACGGTCGGGTTATCATCAAATAAGAATGTGCCCAGAGGATATTCCGAAAACGGCATTCCGAACTCACGACGGTCACTACGAGTTTCGAGTCATGCCTTTCGGCCTCACCAACGCTCCCGCGACCTTCCAAGCAACTATGAATGAGGTATTTGCTCCTTTGCTCCGCAAGTATGTACTCATATTTTTTGATGATATCCTGGTTTACAGCAAGTCCCTTGAAGAACATGTCATTCATTTGGAGGTTGTACTCCAAATCTTGAGAAAGAATCAACTTTATGCAAAGAGGTCTAAGTGTTT TTTTGGGCCATTTGAGATCCTGGAGAAAATCGGACCCGTGGCATACCGGCTACAGCTCCCGGAAGGTTCTCGTATTCACCCTGTTTTCCATGTTTCTTTGCTAAAGAAAAGTCCCCCAAGCGGACAACCCACATCTCCTAATGCGCCTCCAACTGGTGAAGAAGAACAACTGCATGTTAAGCCGATAGAGATACTAGATCGTCGCTCAATACGCCGGGGAAATAAAGCAGTGACCCAAGTTTTGGTGAGGTGGAGCCATCTTCCTGAAGACAGAGCAACCTGGGAGGATTATTGGTCGTTAAAGGAGCAATTTTCCGATTTTgatccttga
- the LOC109714397 gene encoding pre-mRNA-processing factor 39-like — MEEDAVLCDGAREEPPMANLDFFEHKLQALLEGTPSNFEDWTSLIREVEKTSPNDIGVISMVYDAFLSEFPLCYGYWKKYAIHKARLCSHKEMVEVFERAVLVATYSVDLWVSYCSYAMLLYEDPADIRRLFERGLHFVGKNYLCHLLWDKYIEFEYSQKQWSYLANIYINTLRFPTKKLHSYHERFKKLVALLEEEVANRNTKGPEKVLSSGEDKNEKDGELADKSTEIRDLMNRLEDLPGLDALKKYISAGEQLYKKSSQMDRDISCFEARIRRHYFHVKPLDEIQLQNWHQYLDFSEMQGDFDWTVKLYERCLIPCASYPEFWIRYVEFVDARGGREIANYTLGRALSFFLKRVPTFRMYCAMFKEQIGDFPGARTLFLDSGADRASDLLANVNREANMEKRMGNAEAAYKIYEKAIEMAKEKQSLQVISALYANFAQFTFVATGSIDAASEVFWKGIRQSPCKTIIKGLIQFIGTQGGAEQLPKLDSIIANALTPGSDVSHVLSSDDREDISLSFLEFVDRFGSIQEIRKAWARHTKLFPHVVR; from the exons ATGGAAGAAGACGCTGTGCTCTGCGATGGAGCTCGCGAGGAGCCTCCAATGGCGAATCTCg ATTTTTTTGAACACAAACTTCAAGCATTACTTGAAGGCACACCATCTAATTTTGAGGACTGGACATCATTAATTAGGGAGGTCGAGAAAACTTCACCA AATGATATTGGGGTTATCAGCATGGTTTACGACGCCTTCTTATCAGAGTTTCCTTTATGCTATGGTTACTGGAAGAAGTATGCAATCCACAAGGCACGCTTATGTTCGCATAAGGAAATGGTTGAAGTGTTTGAGCGAGCAGTTCTAGTGGCAACATATTCTGTTGATCTTTGGGTTAGTTATTGCAGCTACGCTATGCTGTTGTATGAGGACCCTGCTGATATTAGAAG ATTATTTGAGAGAGGCTTACATTTTGTGGGGAAGAATTATTTATGCCATCTCCTGTGggataaatatattgaatttgaatattCTCAGAAGCAATGGAGTTATCTTGCCAATATTTATATAAACACCTTGCGATTTCCCACAAAAAAGTTACATAGCTACCATGAGAG GTTTAAAAAGCTGGTTGCCCTGCTGGAAGAGGAGGTGGCTAACAGGAACACAAAAGGACCAGAAAAAGTCTTGTCAAGTGGTGaagacaaaaatgaaaaagatggtGAACTTGCTGATAAATCAACTGAGATCAGAGACCTAATGAATCGATTAGAAGATCTTCCTGGGCTTGATGCACTTAAAAAGTACATATCAGCTGGAGAGCaattgtataaaaaatctaGTCAAATGGACAGAGATATTAGTTGCTTTGAGGCTCGTATAAGGCGCCATTATTTCCATGTAAAGCCACTTGACGAAATTCAGCTTCAAAATTGGCATCAGTATCTCGATTTCTCAGAGATGCAAGGAGATTTTGATTGG ACCGTAAAACTTTATGAGAGATGTTTAATTCCTTGTGCTAGTTACCCCGAGTTCTGGATCCGCTATGTGGAATTTGTGGATGCTAGAGGTGGTCGAGAAATAGCAAACTATACTCTTGGACGGGCATTGTCTTTTTTCTTAAAG AGAGTTCCAACTTTCCGAATGTACTGTGCTATGTTCAAAGAGCAAATTGGTGATTTTCCTGGCGCTCGTACACTATTTCTTGACAGTGGGGCAGATCGGGCATCTGATCTCCTTGCAAATGTTAACAGAGAGGCAAATATGGAAAAACGCATG GGTAATGCGGAAGCAGCTTATAAGATATATGAGAAAGCAATTGAGATGGCTAAAGAAAAGCAGAGCTTGCAAGTTATCTCAGCTCTTTATGCAAATTTTGCTCAGTTTACATTTGTG GCTACTGGAAGCATAGATGCTGCTTCTGAAGTCTTCTGGAAGGGAATCCGACAATCACCATGCAAGACCATAATAAAG GGATTGATACAATTCATTGGCACGCAAGGAGGGGCAGAACAGCTACCCAAATTAGATTCTATTATAGCAAATGCATTAACTCCGGGATCTGATGTATCTCATGTTTTAAGCTCTGACGACCGAGAAGACATTTCATTGTCATTTTTAGAG TTTGTTGATCGTTTCGGAAGTATTCAAGAAATTAGAAAGGCATGGGCTCGACATACAAAACTATTTCCACACGTAGTGAG GTAA